A genomic segment from Bubalus bubalis isolate 160015118507 breed Murrah chromosome 5, NDDB_SH_1, whole genome shotgun sequence encodes:
- the LOC102402449 gene encoding tripartite motif-containing protein 64-like, translating into MDSDTLQAFQSELTCSICMNCFLDPVTIDCGHSFCRPCLSLCWEEGQTPRSCPECRGIAERPGFQTNIVLKRLASLARQARANYDHSSEEQICVTHQEAKGLFCEVDQTLLCGLCSERPEHAAHSHSLIHRAAEESREKLLKRMGSLWKIREEMQIILNQEAKKTRSFKDYVALRKEMITAEYQRMLLLLREEEQLHLEALEREAKEMCEQLEESVFRMTQYRASLKEMYRELTGMCCKPDRELLQVLANVLEMIDLAEMQKPQPVNPELTCWPVTGILDTLNNFRVDNILSQTMTIHHMSLSEDGDDASVMFRDEHHGASRQPQIVESVVSWGARAFTSGRHYWELDVTHSSSWILGICKDILITDTNISIYSEEACVLFSKKVSNHYSLFTNTPPYIQYVKRPLGRIGVFLDYDNGTVSFYDVCRGSLIYSFLPSPFSFPLKPFLCLRSP; encoded by the exons ATGGATTCAGACACACTGCAGGCCTTCCAGAGTGAACTCACCTGCTCCATCTGCATGAACTGCTTCCTGGACCCCGTCACCATAGACTGTGGGCACAGCTTCTGCCGTCCCTGTCTGAGCCTTTGCTGGGAAGAAGGCCAGACTCCAAGGAGCTGCCCTGAGTGCAGGGGAATAGCAGAGAGGCCCGGTTTCCAAACCAATATTGTCCTCAAGAGGCTGGCTTCCCTTGCCAGACAGGCCAGAGCTAACTACGACCACAGCTCTGAGGAGCAGATCTGTGTGACACACCAGGAAGCCAAAGGCCTCTTCTGTGAGGTTGACCAGACCCTGCTCTGTGGGCTCTGCTCTGAACGCCCCGAGCATGCAGCTCACAGCCACAGTCTGATACACAGGGCTGCTGAGGAGTCCCGG GAGAAACTTCTAAAGAGAATGGGCTCTTTAtggaaaatcagagaagaaatgcaaatcattCTGAACCAGGAAGCTAAAAAAACTAGGTCATTTAAG GACTACGTGGCCTTAAGGAAGGAGATGATTACAGCTGAATATCAGAGGATGCTTCTGTTGCTCCGGGAGGAGGAACAACTGCATCTGGAGGCCCTGGAGCGAGAAGCCAAGGAGATGTGTGAACAACTCGAGGAGAGTGTGTTCAGAATGACTCAGTACAGAGCAAGTCTGAAAGAAATGTACAGAGAGCTGACTGGGATGTGCTGCAAGCCGGACAGGGAGCTGCTCCAG gTCTTGGCAAATGTATTGGAAAT GATTGACTTGGCAGAGATGCAGAAGCCTCAGCCAGTGAACCCAGAGCTCACTTGCTGGCCTGTCACTGGAATCCTAGACACGCTGAACAACTTCAGAG TGGATAACATTCTGAGTCAGACAATGACCATTCACCATATGAGCCTTTCTGAGGATGGCGATGATGCAAGTGTGATGTTCAGAGATGAGCACCACGGCGCGTCCAGACAGCCTCAGATTGTGGAGAGTGTCGTGTCCTGGGGAGCTCGGGCCTTCACCTCCGGGAGGCATTACTGGGAGCTGGATGTGACGCACTCCTCCAGCTGGATTCTGGGCATCTGCAAAGATATCTTGATAACCGATACTAATATCAGTATTTATTCTGAAGAAGcatgtgttttgttttccaaGAAAGTGAGCAATCATTATAGTCTCTTCACCAACACCCCACCCTACATTCAGTATGTGAAAAGGCCTCTGGGTAGGATTGGGGTGTTTCTGGATTATGACAATGGAACTGTGAGCTTCTATGATGTTTGCAGAGGATCCCTCATATAcagtttccttccttcccccttttccttccctctgaaGCCTTTCCTTTGTCTTAGGTCTCCATGA